The following are encoded in a window of Novosphingobium sp. THN1 genomic DNA:
- a CDS encoding shikimate dehydrogenase → MILSGLLGRSILASRSPELHEKEAQAQGMALRYDLYDFSARGWADSDLPLVLKRLQDQGYSGFNVTYPFKQAVVSLLDELDETAVSVGAVNTVSIRNGKLYGFNTDMAGFRDSVAEGLPGVALGNVVQLGAGGAGAAVANALLSLGVGTLQLVDVDEDRARLLAEDLASRFTSARIIARTPDAVETAVADGIVNATPIGMNGKPGMPIGEAAVEARHWVADIIYFPPETELLRLARQRGCRTINGIGMVIGQAARAFEIITGHVADRSRMASSLG, encoded by the coding sequence ATGATCCTTTCCGGCCTTCTTGGACGTTCGATCCTCGCTTCGCGCTCGCCCGAGCTGCACGAGAAGGAAGCACAGGCTCAGGGCATGGCCTTGCGCTATGATCTTTACGATTTTTCCGCGCGGGGATGGGCTGACAGCGATCTCCCGCTGGTCCTGAAGCGCCTGCAGGATCAGGGCTACAGCGGTTTCAATGTGACCTATCCGTTCAAGCAGGCCGTCGTCTCGCTGCTTGACGAACTTGACGAGACTGCGGTTTCCGTGGGCGCAGTCAACACCGTGTCCATCCGCAATGGCAAGCTCTACGGCTTCAATACCGACATGGCCGGCTTCCGGGATTCCGTTGCCGAGGGATTGCCCGGCGTCGCTCTGGGCAACGTGGTCCAGCTAGGCGCAGGGGGGGCAGGGGCCGCCGTCGCCAATGCCCTGCTCTCGCTGGGCGTCGGCACGCTGCAACTGGTCGATGTGGATGAGGACCGCGCAAGGCTTCTGGCCGAGGATCTGGCGTCACGCTTCACCTCGGCCCGGATCATCGCCCGTACTCCCGATGCGGTCGAGACGGCGGTTGCCGACGGTATCGTCAACGCCACGCCCATCGGCATGAACGGCAAACCTGGCATGCCGATTGGCGAAGCGGCCGTCGAAGCACGGCATTGGGTCGCCGACATCATCTACTTCCCACCCGAGACGGAATTGCTGCGCCTGGCCAGACAGCGGGGCTGCCGCACCATCAATGGTATCGGCATGGTCATTGGACAGGCGGCCCGTGCTTTCGAGATCATCACTGGCCACGTTGCGGACAGAAGCAGAATGGCGTCCAGCCTCGGGTAA
- the rnhA gene encoding ribonuclease HI, giving the protein MKHVEIFTDGACKGNPGKGGWGALLRMGEHEKEMAGSEKETTNNRMELMGAIMALQALKQPCRVTLHTDSKYVLDGITKWVFGWQKKGWKTADNKPVKNEDLWRALVEAVRPHKIEWVWVKGHDGHPENERVDKLASDAAVAA; this is encoded by the coding sequence GTGAAGCACGTCGAGATCTTCACCGACGGCGCGTGCAAGGGCAATCCCGGCAAGGGCGGTTGGGGTGCGCTGCTGCGCATGGGCGAGCATGAGAAGGAAATGGCCGGCTCCGAAAAGGAGACGACCAACAACCGCATGGAACTGATGGGCGCGATCATGGCGCTGCAGGCCTTGAAGCAGCCCTGCCGGGTGACGCTCCACACCGACAGCAAGTACGTGCTCGACGGCATCACCAAGTGGGTGTTCGGTTGGCAGAAGAAGGGCTGGAAGACGGCCGATAACAAGCCGGTAAAGAACGAGGACCTGTGGCGCGCGCTGGTCGAGGCAGTACGCCCGCACAAGATCGAATGGGTCTGGGTCAAGGGCCACGACGGCCACCCCGAGAACGAGCGGGTGGACAAGCTCGCCAGCGACGCGGCAGTGGCGGCCTGA